The sequence CTGCCGAGATACATCTCTTCGTTGCCGCCGTTCGTAAATGCATAAACACGGGAGTGCTCGAGAAAGCGGCCGACGATGCTGGCGACGGTAATGTTCTCGCTGAGGCCGGGAATGCCGGGACGCAGACAGCATACGCCGCGAACGACCAATGTAATCGGAACGCCCGCTTTGGAAGCCGCATAGAGTTCGTCGATCAGTCCGGTGTCCGTCAGGCTGTTGCACTTTGCGAAAATGCCGGCGGGCCGCCCGGCGGATTTATTTTCGGCTTCCCTCTTGATCAAGCCGGCCAGATGTTCGCGCAAGCCAACCGGTGCGACCAGAAGCTTCCGGTACTGCGTCTGACCTGAAAATCCGGTAAGGAAGTTGAAGAGCTCCGTCGCGTCGGCGCCGAACTCGGGATTGGTTGTGAACAAACAGACGTCGGTGTAGATCTGCGCCGTGACCGGATTGTAATTTCCGGTTGCCAGATGAACATAGCGCCGCAACGTGTTCCCTTCCTGGCGGATCACCAGAGTCATTTTTGCGTGCGTTTTCAAACCGACGATTCCGTAAATGACATGAGCGCCGGCCTGTTCCAGCCGCCGTGCCCACTGGATATTGTTTTCTTCGTCGAAGCGGGCTTTCAGCTCGACCAGCACGGCCACCTGTTTTCCGCGCTCGGCGGCCTCGATCAAGGCGCCGACAATCGGAGAGTCGCTGCCAACACGATAAAGCGTCGCCTTTATCGCGAGCACGTTCGGGTCTTTGGCCGAGGCTCTGAAGAACTCGACTATCGGCATGAACGATTCGTAAGGGTGGTGCAGAAGCACGTCGCGATGACGGATCGCGTCGAACACCGGCTCCCCTTCGCGAAAGACGGCCGGCGTCAGCGGCTGAAACGGTTTGTCTTTTGCGGCAGGCAGATCCAGCTTGTACAGCATCATCAGGTCCGGAATGTTCAGCGGGCCATCGATCGAATACACATCCAGATCGCTCAACTGGAGCGACTGCCGGAGAAGATCGATCATTGCGGCGCTCATCGTCGAAGCGACCTCGAGACGGACGCCGAATCCGAAACGGCGTTGCCGCAGCGTTTGCTGGACGGACTTCAGCAGATCTTCCGCTTCGTCCTCTTCGATTTCGACATCGGCATCACGAGTGATGCGGAACGGATCGCATTCGAGAATCGTGCATTCCGGGAAAAGCGCTCGAATGTGTTCCGCAACCAGGTGTTCGAGCAGAACAAACTTGTGCTTCTCGCTGACGCGAATCAATCGCGGAACATTGCCCGGAATCTTGACGCGCGCGAAACGGGGCTCTTCTCCGGTACTGCTTCCGTATGGCCGCAGCAATATGCCGAGATTCAGGCTGATATTCGAAATATATGGGAAAGGATGTCCGGGATCGACGGCAAGCGGTGTCAGGATCGGAAACACGCGTTCCGCAAAAAAGCGCTCCAGCCTCTGACGCTCCTCGGAATTGAGTTCGCCGGGCTCGAGAAGTTGGGCGCCCAAGGCTTCCAGCCCCGGAAGGACGTCATTCAAGAGACAGCCGGTCTGGGTCTTTATCAGAGGCCGCAGCCGCTCGGAGATGACCTTCAACTGATTGGCCGGCGTCAGGCCGTCAGGCGAGAGCGAATTCGGGTCGGTCTCGGCCTGCTCCTGAAGGCCGGCGACACGAACCATGAAAAACTCATCGAGGTTGGTTGAAAAAATCGAAAGAAATTTCAGTCTTTCAAGCAGAGGAAGCGAAGCGTCGAGCCCCTCTTCAAGAACTCGTGCGTTAAATTCGATCCAGCCCAGTTCCCGGTTGAACAAACGATCATCCACAGAGTCAGTCTATCGCATCCAATATAAAAAACACCCGGCCCGAAGGCCGGGTAAATGGGGTTTAGTGAATGTTTCCGAAATAAAGCGTCGCCGACGCTCATTTCAAATTAATGAACGTCATGCAAATAATTTGCACACGCCACGTCGGAAGCCACCAAGGTTCTTACCACCACGACTTGCGGGACACGAGCCCAAGGACATTGCTATAGTCGTCAGTCCAAAGAACTGAGCGGGCGGCTGGGGATGGAACCTCGGCACGACGACGCAGTTCCGGCAAACGAAGCGCATCCGCATTCCGTGAAAGCAGCGCCCAACGGCTAGCTTCGATTTCCGGTCCCGATTCAAGTGAAGTGACAACCAGAAGCGCAAGATTAAACTGCCTGCTAAGACCGCGAACTACCGGGCTCAGGTCCAGTGTTCGATTGGATATGTGAAAAGCAATCACGGAGTTTTGATTGCGCAGGTGAGTCAAGTATAGCTGCATTGCTTCACGACTCATCAAATGGACCGGGATCGAATCGCTGTCAAACGCATCCAGGGCCAACACATCGAATTTCTGAAACTCGCCTTGTGCCGCCTCCCGCTCCATGGAAAGACGGGCATCGCCCAAAGTCACTTCGACATTTGCCGGCGCGTTTTTCAAGAAGGTAAATCTCGCTTCAGGACCATAACTGATACGTTCTACCTCAGGATCGATTTCATAAAAGTGATAGTAGTCGCCGGGGCGGCCATATGCTGCCAAAGTTCCTGTTCCCAGACCAACGACGCCTACCCGGAGATCGGAGTCCGGACCGCTCGAGAGCCGCCTCGGATGATTCAACAGGAGGATTCCGATGCCCGAATTGTTGCCGTAATAGCTCAACGGAGTAACGTCATGAACTCCGTCTTGAATCTGCACACCATGCCGGGTTTGCCCATGCAACAGGTTCAGACGGGTGCCCTGTTTCTCGATCCGGAACACTCCAAAAAAACTACGATAGCGCGCGACGGCGCTCCTCATTTGAGAATAGGGGAGAGCCACGCAAACAATAGTGATCGAAACCAGTACCACACCTGCGTACGCCTGTACCCATCGCAACTGCACACGGCTTTTGATTGACGCCAATCCGAAGCCGGCCGCGATCAAGCCGGTTGCAACCAACGCCATGTGCAAGTAGGTCTCAAGTGCACGCACTCCGTTCGTAGAAGGGAAAGTGCGCAGCGTATATTCAAGGATTGCGCCCAGGCCAAGCACGATACACAACGGAATCCAGGCTGAACCCTGGTAGAACCATGATCCCCGATCCCGATACAGAGCCAAAAACAGGAGAAGTCCACAACCACAAACAGCAATCTGAAATTCCCAGAAACCTGTAAACAAGAGAGGAGCGATCA comes from Terriglobia bacterium and encodes:
- the ppk1 gene encoding polyphosphate kinase 1, which translates into the protein MDDRLFNRELGWIEFNARVLEEGLDASLPLLERLKFLSIFSTNLDEFFMVRVAGLQEQAETDPNSLSPDGLTPANQLKVISERLRPLIKTQTGCLLNDVLPGLEALGAQLLEPGELNSEERQRLERFFAERVFPILTPLAVDPGHPFPYISNISLNLGILLRPYGSSTGEEPRFARVKIPGNVPRLIRVSEKHKFVLLEHLVAEHIRALFPECTILECDPFRITRDADVEIEEDEAEDLLKSVQQTLRQRRFGFGVRLEVASTMSAAMIDLLRQSLQLSDLDVYSIDGPLNIPDLMMLYKLDLPAAKDKPFQPLTPAVFREGEPVFDAIRHRDVLLHHPYESFMPIVEFFRASAKDPNVLAIKATLYRVGSDSPIVGALIEAAERGKQVAVLVELKARFDEENNIQWARRLEQAGAHVIYGIVGLKTHAKMTLVIRQEGNTLRRYVHLATGNYNPVTAQIYTDVCLFTTNPEFGADATELFNFLTGFSGQTQYRKLLVAPVGLREHLAGLIKREAENKSAGRPAGIFAKCNSLTDTGLIDELYAASKAGVPITLVVRGVCCLRPGIPGLSENITVASIVGRFLEHSRVYAFTNGGNEEMYLGSADLMHRNLNRRVEVLFPVDDPQLRARVRGELLENAIADNTKLRWLQADGSYKHTVPNGNEPRNFQEELMSKYQSPPVS